A window of Aerococcus urinae contains these coding sequences:
- a CDS encoding thymidylate synthase encodes MKQYLDLLQTILERGHDKSDRTGVGTRSIFGYQMRFDLREGFPILTTKKVAFGLIKSELLWFLRGDTNIRYLLENNNHIWDEWAFENWINSEDYQGPDMTNFGLRAEKDPEFKAKYLNVKEDFCQRILNDENFAKKYGELGNVYGKQWRDWETRDGGSIDQIANILEQLKNTPDSRRIILSAWNPEDIPNMALPPCHTLSQFYVNDGKLSCQLYQRSGDVFLGVPFNITSYALLTHLIAREVGLEVGDFVHTFGDVHIYNNHFDQVKEQLSRQPGQLPQLEIKSDKSMFDLEKDDIVLNNYHPQAPIKAPVAV; translated from the coding sequence GTGAAGCAATATTTAGACTTGTTACAGACCATTTTAGAAAGGGGACATGACAAGTCCGACCGTACAGGTGTTGGCACGCGCTCAATTTTTGGTTATCAAATGCGTTTTGATCTAAGAGAAGGTTTTCCTATTTTGACGACTAAAAAGGTGGCCTTTGGACTGATAAAGAGTGAACTTCTCTGGTTTTTAAGAGGAGACACTAATATTCGTTATCTATTAGAAAATAATAACCACATTTGGGATGAGTGGGCCTTTGAAAACTGGATCAATAGTGAGGACTATCAGGGGCCTGATATGACTAATTTTGGTTTGCGGGCAGAAAAGGACCCAGAATTTAAAGCAAAATATTTGAACGTTAAAGAAGACTTTTGTCAAAGGATTCTTAATGACGAGAATTTTGCTAAAAAATATGGTGAATTAGGTAATGTCTATGGCAAACAGTGGCGGGATTGGGAGACTCGTGATGGGGGCTCTATCGATCAAATTGCGAATATTCTAGAGCAACTTAAAAATACCCCTGATTCCCGTCGAATCATCTTATCCGCCTGGAATCCAGAAGATATCCCTAATATGGCCTTGCCTCCCTGTCATACCTTAAGTCAATTTTACGTTAATGATGGCAAGCTTTCCTGCCAACTCTACCAAAGAAGTGGCGATGTCTTTTTAGGGGTTCCTTTTAATATTACTTCCTATGCTTTATTAACCCATTTAATTGCTCGTGAAGTTGGCTTGGAAGTCGGAGACTTTGTTCATACTTTTGGTGATGTTCATATCTATAATAATCATTTCGACCAAGTAAAAGAACAATTAAGTCGTCAACCTGGTCAATTACCCCAGCTTGAAATTAAAAGTGACAAATCCATGTTTGACCTTGAAAAGGATGATATTGTATTGAATAATTATCATCCTCAGGCACCGATAAAGGCTCCAGTGGCCGTATAG
- the ylqF gene encoding ribosome biogenesis GTPase YlqF, producing the protein MSTIQWFPGHMAKAKRQVQEQLKSVDWVVEIRDARIPIASKNPLIDQIIQHKKRLIVLNKADLADPIQNKLWLNHLRNKDTDAIAIDSKNNKEIKKLRHYLLEVTGGERKKWLDKGMKQKTIRLMVLGIPNVGKSTLINQLTHKKSAKVGNRPGVTKGQQWVQIDKDFSLLDTPGILWPKFEDPLVGMNLALTGAIKDTHYYSDDIALYAMQFMMDYYMEDFCQFFNLSEEEAQPPYPELMMSLTNKMGMKDDYERFSDWLIRELRSGKIAPMTLDRYEDYRLEQAEEGSADD; encoded by the coding sequence ATGAGCACAATACAATGGTTCCCTGGCCACATGGCCAAGGCTAAAAGACAAGTTCAAGAACAATTAAAGAGTGTGGATTGGGTAGTAGAAATTCGTGATGCCCGTATCCCTATAGCCAGTAAAAATCCTTTAATTGATCAGATTATTCAACATAAAAAGCGCTTAATTGTCTTAAATAAAGCCGATTTAGCTGATCCTATTCAAAATAAACTGTGGCTAAATCACTTAAGAAACAAAGATACCGATGCCATTGCTATCGATAGTAAAAATAATAAAGAAATCAAGAAGCTCCGCCATTACCTCTTGGAAGTGACTGGTGGCGAGCGGAAAAAATGGCTAGACAAGGGCATGAAACAAAAAACGATACGTTTAATGGTACTAGGGATTCCTAACGTGGGTAAGTCGACCCTGATTAATCAACTGACTCATAAGAAATCAGCAAAAGTAGGGAATCGCCCTGGTGTTACCAAAGGACAGCAATGGGTACAAATTGATAAAGACTTTTCTTTATTGGATACCCCTGGCATCCTCTGGCCTAAATTTGAAGACCCACTGGTGGGGATGAACCTCGCTCTGACAGGAGCTATTAAAGATACTCATTACTATAGTGATGACATTGCTCTTTATGCCATGCAATTTATGATGGATTATTATATGGAAGACTTTTGTCAGTTTTTTAATTTATCAGAAGAGGAAGCCCAACCGCCTTATCCTGAATTAATGATGTCATTGACAAATAAAATGGGAATGAAAGATGACTATGAGCGCTTTAGCGACTGGCTAATTCGTGAACTTCGTAGTGGAAAAATTGCGCCAATGACCCTTGATCGTTATGAAGATTATCGACTGGAACAAGCTGAGGAAGGATCAGCTGATGACTAA
- a CDS encoding formate--tetrahydrofolate ligase, giving the protein MLTDIEIAQANKSLPIKEIAQTVNLSEEDLIPYGHDKAKINHQALEKLKDNKKGKLILVTSINPTPAGEGKSTLTIGLGDALRRLDRKAMIALREPSLGPTMGLKGGAAGGGYAQVVPMEDINLHFTGDLHAITQANNLLSAIIDNHIQQGNQLGIDSRRITWKRVMDMNDRVLRHIVVGLGSPGNGYVREDGFDITVASEIMAILCLSRNLDELRQRFDKIVIGYTRDQEAITVKDLGCSGAMALLMKDAILPNLVQTLEHTPALIHGGPFANIAHGCNSVIATDTALRLADYVITEAGFGADLGAEKFMDIKVPILEKSPDAVVIVATARALKHHGNPDLEKNAALEDRLEAVRKGFANLGRHIQIMKSYQVPVLVAINHFKDDTDEEIELIKELCQKEETPSYLADVWEKGGQGALDLGQAVIDSIDGEQNSHFHPLYQADQKSIEEKIQVINQKIYGGEGVEYSAEAKKQLAAIKKNGWDHLPICMAKTQYSLSDDPKLLGAPEKFTLHIRELVPKLGAGFIVALTGNVLTMPGLPKQPAALKMSIDNQGKISGLF; this is encoded by the coding sequence ATGTTAACGGATATCGAAATTGCACAAGCTAATAAGTCTTTACCTATTAAAGAGATTGCTCAAACAGTCAACCTAAGCGAAGAAGATCTGATTCCTTATGGCCATGACAAGGCTAAAATTAACCATCAAGCCCTTGAAAAATTAAAAGATAATAAAAAGGGAAAGTTAATTCTCGTGACATCGATTAATCCTACCCCTGCAGGCGAGGGAAAATCGACCTTGACCATTGGCTTAGGCGATGCCCTAAGACGCTTAGATAGAAAAGCCATGATTGCTCTAAGAGAACCCTCCTTGGGACCGACAATGGGATTAAAAGGCGGCGCTGCTGGTGGAGGCTATGCCCAAGTTGTGCCTATGGAAGATATTAACTTACATTTTACCGGTGATCTACACGCAATTACCCAAGCAAATAATCTTCTATCAGCAATTATTGATAACCACATTCAACAAGGTAACCAATTAGGCATCGATAGCCGACGCATTACTTGGAAGCGGGTCATGGATATGAATGACCGGGTGCTACGCCATATTGTGGTCGGTCTGGGGAGTCCTGGTAATGGCTATGTACGCGAAGATGGTTTTGATATTACCGTTGCCTCAGAGATTATGGCAATCCTTTGCCTTTCTAGAAATCTTGATGAATTACGTCAACGCTTCGATAAAATTGTGATTGGCTATACTCGAGACCAAGAAGCGATTACAGTAAAAGATTTAGGCTGTTCTGGTGCCATGGCCTTATTAATGAAGGATGCTATTTTACCTAATTTAGTGCAAACTCTAGAACATACGCCAGCATTGATCCATGGAGGACCTTTTGCTAATATTGCCCACGGCTGTAATTCAGTGATTGCAACCGATACAGCTCTTCGTTTAGCAGATTATGTGATAACTGAAGCTGGCTTTGGAGCTGACTTAGGTGCTGAAAAATTCATGGATATTAAGGTTCCTATCTTAGAAAAATCTCCCGACGCCGTAGTTATCGTGGCTACTGCAAGGGCTCTAAAACATCACGGCAATCCTGATTTGGAAAAAAATGCCGCTTTAGAGGATAGACTCGAGGCAGTTAGAAAAGGCTTCGCTAACCTAGGTCGACATATTCAAATTATGAAATCCTACCAAGTCCCTGTTTTAGTAGCTATTAATCACTTTAAGGACGATACTGATGAAGAGATTGAACTGATAAAAGAGCTCTGTCAAAAAGAGGAGACGCCTTCTTACTTGGCAGATGTCTGGGAAAAAGGAGGCCAAGGGGCGCTTGACCTTGGCCAAGCCGTGATCGACTCCATTGATGGAGAGCAAAATTCTCACTTCCACCCCCTTTATCAAGCTGATCAAAAGAGTATTGAAGAAAAAATTCAAGTAATTAATCAAAAAATTTACGGCGGGGAGGGTGTTGAATATTCAGCAGAGGCTAAGAAACAATTAGCGGCTATTAAGAAAAACGGCTGGGATCATTTACCGATATGTATGGCAAAAACTCAATATTCCCTGAGTGATGATCCTAAATTGCTAGGCGCTCCAGAGAAATTCACCCTGCATATTCGCGAGTTAGTTCCCAAGCTAGGGGCAGGCTTCATTGTTGCTTTGACGGGTAATGTTTTAACCATGCCAGGTTTACCTAAGCAACCAGCTGCTCTCAAGATGTCCATTGATAATCAAGGAAAGATTAGTGGACTTTTCTAG
- the dprA gene encoding DNA-processing protein DprA, with the protein MYDERNYQGARQVLIHLTESAIVGYEDRVQVFKGLLENPDYQGVLRTYLKERKYYPELLRFLSQRPWSFYQNYYEKEKIFPITYFDPQYPDLLKESYKPPLVLFCQGNIAWLKADSLSIVGARDCSNYAQKVIDKLVPNLVNSLVIVSGLARGVDSLAHRASIQNSGRTIAVIGTGLAKFYPKEHRALQDFIAKNHLLVSPLPSFTGVKKWHFPYRNEVIAGLSRATWVIEAKEKSGSLITANYALQANREVLATPGDIFSIRSQGTNALIQAGAKLISEADDILETYRYPSFI; encoded by the coding sequence ATGTATGATGAAAGGAATTATCAAGGTGCTAGGCAAGTACTCATTCATTTAACGGAGTCTGCCATAGTGGGTTATGAGGATCGAGTCCAGGTGTTTAAAGGCTTATTAGAGAATCCTGATTATCAAGGGGTGCTGAGAACGTATTTAAAAGAGAGAAAATATTATCCTGAACTCCTTCGCTTTTTGAGCCAGAGACCTTGGTCTTTTTATCAAAACTATTATGAGAAAGAGAAAATTTTCCCCATCACTTACTTCGATCCTCAATACCCAGACCTTTTAAAAGAAAGTTATAAACCGCCTTTGGTTTTATTTTGTCAGGGCAATATTGCCTGGTTAAAGGCCGATAGTTTATCTATTGTTGGTGCGAGAGATTGTAGTAACTATGCCCAAAAAGTTATTGATAAACTGGTGCCAAATCTTGTTAACTCTTTAGTTATTGTGAGTGGTTTGGCTCGTGGAGTTGACAGCCTTGCCCACCGCGCCAGTATTCAAAATTCAGGCAGAACCATCGCTGTGATAGGGACCGGTCTAGCTAAGTTTTACCCTAAAGAACACCGCGCTTTACAAGATTTTATTGCTAAAAATCACCTGCTAGTCTCGCCACTGCCTAGTTTTACCGGGGTGAAAAAGTGGCATTTTCCTTACCGAAATGAAGTGATTGCGGGACTTTCCAGGGCCACCTGGGTTATTGAAGCTAAGGAAAAATCGGGCAGTTTAATTACTGCTAATTATGCCTTACAGGCCAATCGCGAGGTTTTGGCTACTCCAGGTGATATATTTAGTATCCGTTCCCAAGGCACTAATGCTTTAATTCAGGCAGGGGCCAAACTGATTAGTGAAGCGGATGATATCTTAGAGACTTATCGTTATCCTTCTTTTATTTAA
- a CDS encoding ribonuclease HII, with the protein MTKDKLTVQAIKDYLKQDLSAIDTDLVASWRLDQRQGVIKALRQYDRRLTKESERQEHIRYMNQIETDLHAQGFQYIAGVDEVGRGPLAGPVVTAAVILKPKRPLFDLRDSKQLSQAQRQNLIPLIKENSVAIAIDVQDNEAIDRYNILNATKRSMMNSIKKLSPQAEYVLIDAVDLPLDIPHSSLIKGDDRVSAIAAASIIAKEYRDQIMRDYAKQYPAYGFDRNVGYGTKEHLKAIETYGPCPIHRKSFAPIKNYF; encoded by the coding sequence ATGACTAAAGATAAGCTAACCGTACAAGCGATCAAAGACTACTTGAAACAGGACCTATCAGCCATTGATACCGACTTAGTGGCTAGCTGGCGATTAGACCAGCGACAGGGCGTTATCAAGGCTTTACGCCAGTATGATCGCCGTTTGACTAAGGAGTCAGAGCGTCAAGAACATATACGTTATATGAACCAAATTGAAACTGACTTACATGCTCAGGGCTTTCAATATATTGCCGGTGTAGATGAGGTCGGACGTGGTCCCTTAGCTGGGCCAGTGGTCACTGCGGCAGTCATTTTAAAACCCAAGCGCCCCCTATTTGATTTGCGCGATTCTAAACAACTTAGTCAAGCCCAACGGCAAAACTTAATTCCTTTGATTAAAGAGAATAGTGTCGCTATAGCTATTGATGTCCAAGATAATGAGGCCATTGATCGCTACAATATTTTAAATGCCACCAAACGCTCAATGATGAATAGTATAAAGAAATTAAGTCCGCAAGCAGAATATGTTTTAATTGATGCTGTCGACCTTCCCCTAGATATCCCTCATAGTAGTCTCATTAAGGGGGATGACCGGGTAAGCGCAATCGCTGCTGCTAGCATTATCGCTAAAGAATATCGTGACCAAATCATGCGTGACTATGCTAAGCAATATCCAGCTTATGGCTTCGACCGCAATGTCGGTTATGGGACCAAGGAACATCTTAAAGCAATAGAGACTTATGGGCCTTGCCCCATCCATCGGAAAAGCTTTGCACCAATTAAGAATTATTTTTAA
- a CDS encoding YozE family protein — protein MKPFYQYIQKHRNSSGTNHDPKSQLAELIYLDGDFPKTATDFASISNYIELNSRYSQWVSLFDELWQAYLNND, from the coding sequence GTGAAACCATTTTATCAGTATATCCAAAAACATCGAAATAGCAGTGGGACTAACCATGATCCTAAGAGCCAATTGGCTGAATTAATCTATCTTGATGGAGATTTCCCTAAAACTGCTACTGATTTTGCTAGTATTAGTAATTACATTGAGTTAAATAGTCGCTACTCTCAATGGGTTTCTCTATTTGATGAATTGTGGCAAGCTTATCTCAACAATGACTAA
- a CDS encoding S41 family peptidase, translating into MTDENRKPADNQDNNNNEINKAEDGQSGPTSKSQENHEIKEKIVLEHEEIPDKLNVKGQFSTKPSWKRFLSTLLAIAITALVTFFVTNYLTTGRLPWQIHAQNTMSTQEINKLQKTFSLITEGYIGDVDREKLIDGALKGMTEAVDDPYTTYLHGDESSQLDQAIEANFEGIGAQITVRDNQIVVISPIKGSPAEKAGIQTDDIIKSVNGESLEGKNAQEAANMIRGEAGSQVQLVIERAGKQREMTLTREKIPLQTVYSHQIEGHPEIGLIQISSFSEPTAKDVQETVKSMREEGVKSFIFDVRGNPGGLLSSAIQISNYFLSDGDTIVQIEDSQGNRKKIQADKSKMGDFKIDEPSVLLIDKGSASASEILAGALQQSAHIPVIGSQSFGKGTVQTVVKLDDKDQLKITYAHWLTPDGSWIHKQGISPNIEAKLPDYSELSLVDGSQNYQLGEESDKIKNIQAQLALLGYLESDQVQGKFDEQTQIALKAFQADHELEKTGQVNDETAQALTRVLRDYILAHDTQKDKAVDYLLEHAQ; encoded by the coding sequence ATGACGGATGAAAATAGAAAACCAGCAGATAACCAAGACAATAATAATAATGAAATAAATAAAGCAGAAGATGGTCAATCAGGCCCTACTTCAAAAAGTCAAGAAAACCATGAAATAAAAGAGAAAATTGTGCTAGAACATGAAGAAATTCCTGATAAGTTAAACGTTAAAGGTCAATTTAGCACTAAACCATCTTGGAAGCGATTCTTATCAACCTTATTAGCTATCGCTATAACAGCTTTAGTGACTTTCTTTGTCACTAATTATCTGACCACAGGACGATTACCTTGGCAAATTCACGCTCAAAATACCATGTCTACCCAGGAAATTAATAAACTACAAAAAACATTTTCATTAATTACAGAAGGCTATATTGGTGACGTTGACCGAGAAAAATTAATTGATGGTGCCTTAAAAGGAATGACGGAAGCCGTTGATGACCCCTATACGACTTACTTGCATGGCGATGAATCTTCTCAATTAGACCAAGCCATTGAGGCTAATTTTGAAGGTATTGGCGCGCAAATTACAGTAAGGGATAATCAAATTGTGGTTATTAGCCCCATTAAGGGCAGTCCAGCTGAAAAGGCAGGCATACAAACCGACGATATCATTAAAAGTGTTAATGGTGAGTCCTTGGAAGGAAAAAATGCCCAAGAAGCTGCTAATATGATCCGAGGAGAAGCGGGAAGTCAGGTCCAATTAGTGATTGAACGCGCTGGCAAACAGCGAGAGATGACCTTAACCCGAGAAAAAATTCCCCTGCAAACGGTCTATAGTCATCAAATTGAAGGCCATCCCGAAATTGGTCTCATTCAAATTTCTTCTTTCTCTGAACCTACCGCTAAAGATGTCCAGGAAACGGTTAAGAGCATGCGCGAGGAAGGTGTTAAATCCTTTATCTTCGATGTTCGTGGCAATCCTGGGGGCTTACTCAGTTCAGCAATTCAAATTTCAAATTACTTCTTATCCGACGGAGATACTATTGTTCAAATTGAAGATAGCCAGGGCAATCGGAAGAAGATTCAAGCCGATAAAAGCAAGATGGGGGACTTTAAAATTGATGAACCCAGTGTCCTCTTGATTGATAAGGGGAGTGCAAGTGCTTCTGAGATTCTAGCAGGTGCCTTACAGCAATCTGCCCATATTCCAGTCATTGGCAGTCAAAGTTTTGGTAAGGGTACCGTCCAAACAGTGGTCAAATTGGATGATAAGGACCAATTAAAAATAACTTATGCTCATTGGTTAACTCCTGATGGGTCTTGGATCCATAAGCAAGGCATTAGCCCAAATATCGAAGCCAAACTCCCTGATTATTCAGAACTTTCCTTAGTTGATGGCAGTCAAAATTACCAATTAGGGGAAGAATCTGATAAAATAAAAAATATCCAAGCGCAACTTGCCTTATTAGGCTATCTGGAATCTGATCAAGTACAAGGAAAATTTGATGAACAGACTCAGATAGCCCTGAAGGCTTTCCAAGCAGATCATGAGCTTGAAAAAACTGGTCAAGTGAATGATGAAACTGCGCAAGCCTTAACTCGTGTGTTAAGAGACTATATTTTAGCCCACGATACCCAAAAAGATAAAGCTGTTGACTATTTACTTGAGCATGCACAATAG
- a CDS encoding ABC-F family ATP-binding cassette domain-containing protein, translated as MQDYLAKNWSKTYGIKQLLDDVSFLIREGDHIALIGPNGSGKSTLLKILAGKDHLDSGTIEHSNDYSIGLVSQNPDLDDQQSLFEAVYSGDSPLVKTVKAYEQATQALSQDPNDEKKQKEFSHWESEMNRLDAWQLDTNIQTILNKLELNDLYQKVGHLSGGQKRRLGLAKVLIDEPDLLLLDEPTNHMDFEMVKWLENYINNYKKSVVIVTHDRYFLDTVAQRVFALDRGKLTEYQGNYQDYLNKRAVELDVEAANQAKQKKLYKQELAWMRQGAKARSTKQQARINRFNDLKEDLNQHRSLQGSVQLDFDQERLGKKVISLKNVSVGYDGRQPLLKDIDLLIQNRDRIGIIGENGVGKTSLLNTIAGIIPPLSGQIDIGPTVKIAYFQQVPTDLPEDKRLINYISEVAEEIVYDDGRKLSASQMLETFLFNRESHGQLIAKLSGGEKKRLYLLRLLMERPNVLFLDEPTNDLDIDTLTVLEDYLAQFPGAMLTVSHDRYFLDKTVDKLLIVHKDKSCQLFFGNFTDYEREYKEKNKSSHSPKQSQGQKSEDSHKSNASETSQSSKKRMTYKEKQDWQVIESQIDQLERDIQRIDNDMLANGSDYGKLSELQKEKESKENDLLEKMEYWDYLSELKP; from the coding sequence TTGCAAGATTACTTAGCTAAAAATTGGAGTAAAACCTATGGCATCAAGCAGTTACTTGATGATGTATCTTTTTTAATTCGTGAAGGCGACCATATTGCCTTGATCGGCCCCAATGGATCAGGGAAGTCTACCTTATTAAAAATTTTAGCCGGTAAGGATCATCTGGATAGCGGAACGATCGAACATAGTAACGATTATTCCATCGGTTTAGTTAGTCAAAACCCGGATTTGGATGATCAGCAAAGCCTCTTTGAAGCGGTTTATTCTGGAGATAGTCCCTTAGTCAAAACAGTTAAAGCCTATGAACAAGCCACACAGGCTCTGTCTCAAGATCCTAATGATGAAAAGAAACAAAAGGAATTTTCACATTGGGAGAGCGAAATGAATCGTTTAGATGCGTGGCAGTTAGATACTAATATTCAAACCATCCTTAATAAGTTGGAACTCAATGACCTCTACCAAAAGGTCGGACATCTCAGTGGAGGACAAAAACGTCGGTTGGGATTAGCCAAAGTCCTGATCGATGAACCTGATCTTTTATTATTGGATGAACCGACTAACCACATGGATTTTGAAATGGTCAAGTGGCTAGAAAATTATATAAATAACTATAAAAAATCAGTGGTTATTGTTACTCATGACCGTTACTTCTTAGATACGGTAGCCCAACGGGTATTTGCCTTAGATAGAGGGAAACTGACTGAATACCAGGGAAATTATCAAGATTACTTGAACAAACGTGCTGTTGAGTTAGATGTTGAAGCCGCTAATCAAGCGAAGCAAAAAAAATTGTATAAGCAGGAGTTGGCCTGGATGCGCCAAGGGGCTAAGGCCAGATCTACCAAACAGCAGGCCCGTATTAATCGGTTTAATGATCTTAAAGAGGACTTAAATCAGCACCGGTCTCTTCAAGGGTCCGTTCAACTAGACTTTGATCAAGAACGACTAGGAAAAAAAGTCATTTCTTTGAAGAATGTGAGCGTGGGTTATGATGGTCGCCAGCCTTTACTTAAAGATATTGACCTCTTAATCCAAAATCGCGACCGCATCGGTATTATTGGAGAAAATGGTGTCGGTAAGACCAGCTTACTAAATACCATTGCGGGAATCATCCCTCCTTTAAGCGGTCAGATTGACATTGGCCCTACTGTTAAGATAGCTTATTTTCAACAAGTGCCCACTGATTTACCAGAAGATAAGCGGCTAATTAACTATATTAGTGAAGTCGCTGAAGAAATTGTCTATGATGATGGACGTAAACTGTCAGCATCGCAAATGTTAGAAACTTTTTTATTTAATCGGGAAAGCCATGGACAGTTAATTGCTAAATTATCCGGTGGGGAAAAGAAACGTTTGTATCTATTGCGCTTATTAATGGAACGGCCTAATGTTTTATTCCTAGACGAACCCACTAACGACTTAGATATTGATACCTTAACAGTCTTAGAGGATTACTTGGCTCAATTTCCAGGAGCCATGTTGACGGTTAGCCATGACCGCTACTTTTTAGATAAAACGGTTGATAAATTATTAATTGTTCATAAGGACAAATCTTGCCAACTTTTTTTTGGAAATTTTACTGACTACGAGAGGGAGTATAAGGAAAAAAACAAATCTAGCCATTCTCCAAAACAAAGTCAAGGACAAAAAAGTGAAGATTCACATAAAAGTAATGCCTCTGAGACTAGTCAAAGTAGTAAGAAAAGAATGACCTATAAAGAAAAGCAAGATTGGCAAGTTATTGAGAGTCAAATTGACCAGTTAGAGCGTGATATCCAAAGAATAGATAACGATATGCTGGCAAATGGATCTGACTACGGAAAGTTATCTGAATTGCAAAAAGAAAAAGAAAGCAAAGAAAATGATTTGCTAGAAAAAATGGAATATTGGGACTATCTGAGTGAACTGAAACCTTAG
- a CDS encoding dihydrofolate reductase codes for MLIAIWAHAANGIIGKNNQLPWHISEDMKFFKQETLHKTVVMGRKTFESMGNRPLKERKNYILTRKKSLPGVKADNKDQVQIVNQMDEIIELAKAEDVMVIGGAEIYRLFWPYLDELRITNIAENVEGDTSFNPDLSQFRRYAVVDQDLNSESKYHYQFEFWERKK; via the coding sequence ATGTTAATAGCTATATGGGCCCATGCCGCTAATGGTATCATAGGAAAAAATAACCAACTTCCTTGGCATATTAGTGAAGATATGAAATTTTTTAAGCAAGAAACCCTGCATAAGACTGTAGTTATGGGCCGAAAAACCTTTGAATCAATGGGAAACCGCCCACTAAAGGAGCGGAAAAATTACATTTTGACCCGTAAGAAAAGCTTACCGGGGGTTAAGGCTGATAATAAGGATCAGGTTCAAATCGTTAACCAGATGGATGAGATTATCGAGCTAGCTAAAGCAGAAGATGTTATGGTTATCGGAGGAGCAGAAATTTACCGCTTGTTCTGGCCTTATTTGGACGAGCTTCGCATTACTAATATCGCTGAAAATGTTGAAGGGGATACTAGCTTTAATCCTGATCTGAGCCAATTTAGACGCTATGCGGTTGTTGACCAAGATCTTAATAGCGAATCGAAATATCATTATCAGTTTGAATTTTGGGAAAGAAAGAAATGA
- the lepB gene encoding signal peptidase I, whose product MKKFLSGIGEIIIIVAVALLLYLGIRHFIGFQFTVRGASMNPTTEDGQHLIVSRLGDVDRFDIVVLDAPDNSGDKYIKRVIGMPGDKVEYRDNQLYINDQAYDEPYLNELKAENPGKLVTENFTIEKVPEDSYFVMGDNRPVSKDSRAFGPVAGDLIYGEVNWRIWPFDEAGRIE is encoded by the coding sequence ATGAAGAAATTTCTTAGTGGTATTGGAGAAATCATTATTATTGTAGCGGTTGCCCTCCTACTCTATCTAGGGATTCGCCATTTCATCGGTTTTCAATTTACTGTTAGAGGGGCCTCTATGAATCCCACAACCGAGGATGGCCAGCATCTCATCGTTAGCCGCCTGGGGGATGTGGACCGTTTTGATATCGTTGTATTAGATGCTCCGGATAATAGCGGGGATAAATATATCAAAAGAGTTATAGGTATGCCAGGAGACAAGGTGGAGTATCGTGATAATCAATTATATATTAATGACCAAGCGTACGATGAGCCTTATCTCAATGAATTAAAAGCCGAAAATCCTGGGAAATTAGTGACTGAGAATTTTACTATTGAAAAAGTTCCCGAAGATTCCTATTTTGTAATGGGAGATAATCGACCAGTTTCAAAGGACAGCCGTGCTTTTGGGCCAGTAGCTGGTGATCTCATTTACGGAGAAGTTAATTGGAGGATTTGGCCTTTTGATGAAGCCGGTCGAATTGAGTAA
- a CDS encoding DUF2140 family protein codes for MENKKKQRNPWKIAFLSLLAFLALLFASAYFYIHQNSQANTYQDQVNQPKSSDQAMVPVKLTLTVDHLVRLLNQEDLPFLLENNQDVIVIKGKIQLLNQSIPYTLTTRPEVHSSGNLSLKVVNFSILSLDLPLNIFLPILSQIIPSDLPLAIDSESESIIISIKELLAQEGIQFEVEAIDLTNDQIALQLAVPEQKISQMIDQLGEDN; via the coding sequence GTGGAGAATAAAAAGAAGCAAAGAAATCCATGGAAAATTGCATTTTTAAGCTTGCTTGCCTTTTTGGCGCTCTTATTTGCTTCTGCTTATTTTTATATTCATCAAAATAGTCAAGCAAATACCTACCAGGACCAGGTGAATCAGCCCAAATCTTCTGACCAGGCAATGGTTCCAGTAAAGCTGACGCTGACTGTTGACCACTTGGTCCGTCTTCTCAACCAAGAAGACCTGCCTTTTCTTTTGGAAAATAATCAGGATGTGATCGTTATTAAAGGGAAAATTCAGCTTTTAAACCAATCGATTCCTTACACCTTAACTACTCGTCCTGAGGTTCACTCCAGTGGCAATCTTAGTTTGAAAGTGGTTAATTTCTCAATACTATCCTTAGATCTTCCTTTAAATATCTTTTTACCCATTCTTTCTCAGATTATTCCTAGTGACCTGCCTTTAGCGATCGATTCTGAATCAGAATCGATCATTATTTCAATAAAAGAATTACTAGCTCAAGAGGGGATTCAATTTGAAGTTGAGGCGATAGATTTGACTAATGATCAAATTGCTTTACAATTAGCAGTTCCTGAACAGAAAATTAGCCAAATGATAGACCAGTTGGGAGAGGATAATTAA